The genomic DNA ATGCCGATTGGCCTGTTGATTACCGGTCGCGGGAACATCACCCAGGGTTCCGGTTCCACCGCGGTTTTCTGGTCGGTGCTCATGGCCATTGCCGTAGGGGCTGTGATGTACCGATGGCAGAAAATCTTGACCACCTCCGAGCTGACCGATCTTTTTCTCAAGGGTGTGGGCGGGTTGATCCCCATGGCCATTCTGATGATGCTGGCGTTTGCCCTAGGCAATACCTGTAAGGCGCTGGGAACCGGTCCCTACGTGGCAAACGTGACCAAAGGCTGGATGATTCCGGAGATTGTGCCGGCCGTGATTTTTGTCGTGGGTTCATTTATTGCGTTTGCTACGGGTACCTCCTGGGGCACCTTTGCCATCATGATTCCCATTGCCATACCGATGGCCCAAATTATTGGCGTGAATCTGCCCCTGACGCTTGGAGCCGTCCTCGGCGGGGGTGTCTTTGGTGACCACTGTTCTCCCATCTCCGACACCACCATCATTTCCTCCATGGCCTCCGCCACCGACCATATCGACCACGTACGTACCCAGCTCCCCTACGCCCTGGTTTCGGGGGCTATTGCTTTGGTGTTGTATTTGATCGCCGGATTTTTGATTTGACAGGATTGAAGGAGTTGGTTTTTACGACAGATTGTTTTGCATTTTAAATGGCACGTATTTAATTTAAGAAGAATCAATTCGTGAAAATGTGAGTTATTCGTGAGAGATAGCCTTTTGGAGCAGGCTTGTTAATTCTTCCTGTTCCGAAAAAGTGTTCCAGGCAGGGCCAGCATTATCCGGATGGCACCTGCGATCAAAAGCAAAAGAGTCATTCCCAGGTTAAACGGAAACTGCCAGACTTTTCGGTTGTATTTCCAGAAATATTTGATAAAATCACGGTGGGAGTAAAACAACGATTTGATTCGATGCCGATAAACGGAATCCCCTTTTTTATGAATCGCTTTGGCTTCCGGATAGAAATAAATTTTCTTCCGGATCCGCTTGACCCGCCGGCACCAATCCACATCGCTAAAAAAAAGAAAAAAGCGTTCGTCCCACGGACCGATCCTGTTTACGATCGAGCGGGTAGTGAGCAGACACGCTCCCTGAGGCTGGTCTACCCGGCGAATGCGGTTGTGGGGGAAATAGCCCATCTTCCAGTAATTGAAAAACTTGCTTCGACTGAACAATCGGCTCAGGCCGGTAAGTTCGAAAATTACATCCCGGTAGCGGGGAAAGTGCCGGCAGGAAGGTTGAATGCGCCCGTTTGGAAAAAGCAATTGAGGGGCAACAATCCCCACGTCCGGTTGAACGGTTAAAAGCTCCACCATTTGTTCAACCGAATTTTTTGCGAGCTGAACATCGGGATTCAGGAACAAAATAAGCTCGCCCGTGGCATGCCGAAGGCCCTGGTTCACAGCATGTGTAAAGCCCCGGTTTTTCTTGTTCAAGCGGAACAAAATACGAACGTCTTTTGTGCTTGCCTTTCGGGCAAATGAGCGGATGATGTCCAGAGTTTCGTCAGTGGAGCGGTTATCGATAAGAATGATTTCCAGCGGGCGAAATGAGACATTTTCCACAAGAGAAGAAAGGGTGGCCTGGAGAGCTGATGCGTTGTTGAACGTGACGATAATTGCGGATAGTTTTGCAGAAAAATCACTCAATCTCCAGCAGCTCCTTCGGAAAATGGGTCAACACCTCACATCCGTCTTTTTGAATCAGAATGTCGTCTTCAATACGGACGCCGCCCACATTGGGAATATAAATTCCGGGCTCAATGGTAATGACGGTGTTTTCTTGCAGAATGGTTTCTGAACCGGCCCCCACACGGGGAAGGGAATGCACATCCAGACCCAGCCCGTGTCCCAGACTGTGCCCAAAATAGGGACCGAATCCTTTTTGGTGGATGTATTCCCGGGCGATTTGGTCCAATGCATGGCAGCTTATTCCGGCCCGTGCAGAATCGATAGCCTTTTGCTGGGCATCTTTTACAATCTGGTAGATGCGTTTCATGTTTGGCGACGCCTTACCCATGGCGACCGTTCGGGTCATGTCGCTGGAATAGCCGTGGTAGACGGCTCCAAAATCAATCACCACGAAATCACCGTCATCAATTACCTTGTCTGACGCCAGTCCGTGCGGCAGTGCCGAGCGCCAGCCGCTGGCAACAATGGGTTCAAAGGCATCTCTTTCAGCCCCCAGAAGGCGCACCTGACAGCTCAATTCCGCCGAGAAATCACGTTCCCGTGATCCGATTTTTAGATGGGGAAGTGTTTTTGTCAGCGCGTCGGTGGCGATTTGGGCCGCCTGTTTTAGATGGACGATTTCGGTTTCATCCTTTTGAATGGCCAGGCGTTCCACGAGTTTTTCGGTAGGCACAAATTTTGTTTGCGGGAAGAGATTCTTTAGCGAGGAATAAAGCGAGTAGGGAAGATGGTCTGCTTCAAAACCGATTTTTGCCCCGGAATCGATCAGTTTTTTTTCTTTAAGTGTATCAAACAGCGTGCGGGTGCTGATAAAAATAGAAAAGTTTTGAACTTCCTCGCCTGCCTGATCCAGATAACGAAAATCGGTTACGAAGGCCGCCTGTTCGTCCGAAATAAAGGCGATTCCGCTTGAGCCGGTGAACCCGGTCAGGTACCGGACGTTAACCGGGTTTGTAATTACCAACCCCTGTAAACCTTGCCGGGCTGTCATCTGGCGGAGAAGCCGTAATCGCCTCATCAAATAGTCACGAGCCAAAGGAATTAGTCTCCGCTTTTCCCCTGTTCCTCGGCAAGTTTGCCTCGCAGATAGGCAATTTTGTCTTTGTAGGTTTGGTTGTCGGGGTCCTTTTTCAACAGGATTTCGTAGACACCAATTGCTTTCGAATAGTGTCCCTGCGCCGCATAAATTTCTCCCAGTGTTGGCGTTACAATTGCGGTGGTTCCCCGATGTTCTTCGGCTATTTCGTAAACGTCTGGTTCCGGCTGAGGCGGAGGCGCTTCGGTTGTTTCATCCTCTGAAAGAGGAGTCTCTTCAGGTTCCGTTTCCTCTACGGTTGAAATTTCTTCTGCCGGAGGCTCTTCAGCGGATTCGGGTGCGGGGGGGACTTCTTCCGATAAAGCCGTTTCCACGGCCGGCGGTTCCTGATTTATGAATTCTTTTTCCTCTTCCGTAAAGAACTCTTGCGATTCCTCATCACTTTCATCCAGGGATTCCACTCGTTTGTGAATGGCAGACGACAAATCCTCTTCTGTAAGCTCCTCGCGGGTTTCCGTTTCTCCGCTCAGGACCTCGTCTTCAAAGATTTCATCCAGAATATAATCAAATTCTTCTTTTTCATCCTTTGGGGGCTCCTCCACGGGGGGTGTTTCAACCTCTTCCGAAGCACGTGCGGGCTCTTCTTCGGGGCGTTCTTCTCCTGGAGGAAGTGGTGTTTCTTCGACTTCCTCGGCTTCGCTAAGATGTTCGGCCACCATTTTGGTCAGTTCCTGGTCATCACTCGGAAGCGTTGGGGAAGCTGTTTCTTCAACAGGAAAGCTTTCTTCCTTGGATTCAGGCTGAGGTGTCTGCTCCGATTTTTCATGCAGAGGACCTTTTGTTTCTTTTAATTCTTCCTGAACAGATTGTAGCAGCGTGCTGGCACGCTCGAAAAGCGGATCAATCGAAAGAATGGTCTCCAATTCCGTCAGGTAATTTTGGGTCCAGCCGCGCGAACGGGCAATTTGAGCCAGGTAATACCGTGCTCCCAGATGTTTGGGGTCGTAAAGCAGCACCCGTTTCAACTCCGTTTCGGCCCGATCCAGTTCTTCAATTGCCAGCAGGGCCTTGGCGTAGATGAAATGACCATTCACGTAATGGGGATGCTGTTTAAGACCGTCCTCGCAGATTTGCACCGCCCGATAGGCATCCTCGTTTTCAAGATAGCGGTCAGCAAGACGGGCAAAACTATAAGATTCAGGGTTATTGTGGAGGATTTCCTGGAGTTGTTCCAATTCTTCAATACCTGGCATTTGAAAATCTCCTTATCTAAAAAAATAAAAAACAAAATGTTCAATCTAATTTAAAAAAAACGACTCAACTTCGCAACATTTTTTTCCACAAAGGAGCACGTCAAATAAAGGGTGTTCTCCCGTGAAAACCTTACCACCCTGCTACGCTTTTGTTTAGGATGTCTTCAGCCAGTTTCTTCACGGCGTCATCAATCGCCCTTTGCCGCTCTTCCGTGGATGCCGAATGCTGGTACTCACCCCATTCCTGCAAAACGGCTTTCCAAAGGACTTTTCGCTTTTTTTGATCCCGAAATTCGGCCCGAACAGTGACGTACACCCGGTACGACTGGACCTGTTCCTGCTGATTGAATGTGCTGGCGCGGTCGGTTACGGATGTAATTTCGCCGGAGATAAGGGCGTTGGCGAGCGAAGGATCAACGATCCGCAGGGTATTGTCCTGTGTGAAGGCATCAATCACGGCATCCGTCAGTTTTTCACTGATTCCAAATTCGGAGGTTTTGTTTTCAAATAATGGGATGGCTACGGTTTTGATGTAGGCCGGGAGGGTATTCCCCGAAAAGGAATAGTGTCCGCAGGAGGCACCCCAAAACGCAAGAGCGATGATGCCGGCACTGGCTGTTTTCTTAATGATCATCTTCAGACGAGTCAAAGCCGTAGTCCTTAATTTTTCGGTAAAGAGTCCGTTCACTGATATCCAGAAGTTTCGCCGCCTTTCGCTTATTCCAATTGGTTTTTTCAAGCGCCCGCAGAATTAAATCCCGCTCGGCTTTTTCGAGAGAGGGAATTTTATCGTTTGTTTCGTGAATAACGGTGATATCTTCAGCCGGGATTTTTGTGGCCTGAATTGGGCTGTTCCAGGGAGGGAGCGGGTGCGGGACGGCGGCCTTTTGTGTTGCAGGCATGTGTGCCAGCAGAAAATCCTTGATCTGAGCGATTTCGGAACGAAGCTCCAGGAGGACCCGGTAAATGAGCTCCCGTTCGGCCTTGTCAGCGGGCATGTTTAACGGTACGGGCAGATTGCGGTCCAGGGGCTCCTGTTGTCCCAGATGCTTGTAAACGACCTCGCGGGTAATGGGATTTCCGCGCTCCAGCACGATGGCGGTTTGAACAAAATTTTTGAGCTCCCGGATATTTCCGGGCCACAGGTATTCCTGCATGGCCTTGATTCCTTCGGGAGTAAACCCTTTAAAGTCGATGTGGTTTTCAACGCAGAACTCTTTGGCAAAGTGTTTTGCCAGCACAGGAATGTCTTCTTTTCGTTCCCGAAGGGGAGGCACCACGATTTTGATGGCATTAATTCGATAATACAGGTCCAGCCGGAACTCCCCGTTTTTGACGGCCGATGCCAGATCCCGATTGGTGGCAGCCACAATGCGTACGTCTACCTTGTGAGGAGTACTGCCCCCCACCCGAAGGAACTCCTTATCCTCCAGAACCCGTAGCACCTTTACCTGCGCTTCCTGCGGCATTTCCCCGATTTCATCCAGAAAAAGTGTACCGCCGTCAGCCAGTTCAAAATAGCCCTTTCGAGAATCCACGGCGCCGGTAAAGGCCCCGCGCTGGTGCCCGAACAATTCACTTTCGAAGATTCCTTCAGGAATGGCTCCGCAGTTGACCACAATAAGGGGCTTGTCTTTTCGAGGACTGTGTTCGTGAATAGCGCGCGCAACCAACTCCTTTCCGGAGCCGCTTTCGCCCAGAATAAGCACAGGAATTGTGGTGGGAGCTACCTGCTGAATGGTTGCCCGGATTTGTTGAATGACGGGGGAAATACCGATAATTCCCATGTCGTCCGAAGCAAAATTTCCCGAATGTCCGGTCTGATCTACCATTCGATCACATCTCCGTCGAACGTGATTTTTAGATCGGTTATTCCATATTTCATCGCCAGCGCAGCCAGGGTGGAATCCTGTTTCTCCAATTCGGGCGGCACGTGGGTGATTCGTACGTGGGGAATATTTTTCTCCACCGCAAATTGGCAGATTTCATCCGGGGAGGTGTGCGCTCCCTCGATAAACAGCCAGTCAGCCGTCTGGATATGGGGAGAGACGGCCTGAACCGACTGGATGTCAGAGGTGAAAACAAGGATTCGGGAACCTACCTGGAAGCGAAAGCCATAGCTTTCGATTCCCACGCCGTGTCGGCGGGCGGTTTCGGCTACGCCGGACAAATGACGGGTGGGAAAGGACGTTACCTGCAGGGAATCCCAGAAGAGAAGTGATTGTTCAAGGGTGTGGATGTGAATGGGGAACGGCCATGTTTCCGGGAAAATGTAAAATCGATACAGCTGCTCCACGAAAAAATCTTTGTAAAAGGCGGGCAGAAAAATATCCAGTGGTGCTTTTCTTCCGGACATCATCATAAACTGAAGCAACAAGGGAAGCCCGCCAACATGATCCGGGTGTGTGTGGGAAATGAGAACAGACTCAATTGCCAGGGGTGATTTTTTCTGGCGTGCCAGCGTATAGCTGACGCCGTCACCGGCATCAATCAGCAGGAATTTCCCCTTGTTCTCCAACAAATAGGCTGAATGGAAACGGTTCGGAACGGTCAGCCCGGAAGCCGAACCCAGAACGTGCCATTTCATTATTACACCTCGTAATTTTTGAAATAATCCACGGTTTTTCGCAGCCCTTCCTGCAACGAGACCTTGGGCTCCCATCCCAAAAGTTTCTTCGTTTTTGAATAATCAATCACGCTTCGCTGCTGTTCCCCCTCTTTGGCAGGACCGTGAGTTTCGGGAATGTTCTTACCGATAATCGTGTTGAGTTCACGGAAAATGGTGTTGACATCGGTTTCGATGGCCGTGCCCACATTAAAAACGTCCGATTCGGGGTAGTCCAGCGCCAGAAGATTGGCGCGAACGACATCATCGACAAAGACAAAATCCCGCGTTTGGGTGCCGTCCCCGTTAATAATCGGTTGTTCGCCCAGAAGCATTTTTTCAATAAAAATGGCCACAACACCCGCCTCGCCGTGCGGATTTTGCCGGGGCCCGTAAACATTGGCATAACGGAGAATGACATGCTGCAAACCGTAGGTCAATTTGTAGAAATACAGATATTTTTCGACGGTCAGCTTTGTAATTCCGTAAGGAGACACCGGACGATTGGGGTGATTTTCATCCGCCGGAAAATAATCCTGTTCGCCATAAATGGCGCCTCCTGTTGAAGCAAAAATAATCTTTTTAACCCCATTCTTTACGGAATTCTGCAGGACATTGAGTGTTCCCAACACATTGACCTCAGCATCGAAGATCGGGTTTTCCACGGAACGCCGGACATCCATCTGGGCCGCCTCATGGAAAACCGCATCAAACTTTTCCAGAGCAAACACCTTTTCCAATTCGTCTGCACGCAGATCCAACAAATAGAATTTTGCTTTGGGATTGAGATTCTTCAGGCGCCCCATGTAGAGATTGTCTACTACCACTACCTTGTGACCGGCAGAAATAAGTGCATCAACAATATTGGATCCGATAAAACCCGCTCCTCCGGTAACTAATACCTTCATTTGACCTCCGTGTTTGATGGACAAGAACCGACGTGCAATTTTATTTTATTAAATATAATTTAAAAGAATTTTGAATTCAATCAATTGTTTTTTTGGAATTAATATTAAGTTTTTGTAATTGTTGGATGAAAAGGATCGGAAAGAAGGCTGCAAAAAAAAGAAGCGCCCGGATGAGCGCCTCTTTTTTAAAGCGAATTTGTGAAATCTGCGGCTTCTACTTTTTCTGAGCCATATCTTTAAGAATTTGTTTTAATTGATTCAGTTCCTGTCCGTACGCGGCCCAATTCCCCTGTTTTAAATAGCCAACGGCCCGGTTGTAGATGTCCAATGCTTGCTGGGCCTTGCTCGAAAGTGCCGCTATGGGCTGCCTGCCCTGAAGGATGTTTTTTGTTTGAGCAGGAGAAATATTTTCGCCAAGAAAGACGGCCTGTAGGGCCTGATCCAGCGTGGTTCGCATCTGCAGTTGTTGATTAAACGCCACGATAACGCGTTTGAGTTCCGGCATTTGACTTTGTTCCGATTGCAGGTAGACCGGCTCCACATAAATAAAGGACTTTTCGATGGGAATCACCAGCAGATTACCCCGAATGACTCTGGACCCTTTTTGACCCCAGAGTGTCAGCTCGGAGGAGATGTCCGGTTTCTGATTGATGCGGGCCTCAATTTGCATGGGACCGTAAATAAGCTTTTCTTTTGGCAGGGCATACACAATCATTTTTCCGTAATTCGGGGCATCGCATTGGGCACACATCCAGGCGACCATGTTGTCCTTTTTGGAAGGGGTTAAGGGAAGCATCAGGATGAATTCTTCGGATGAATGATCGGGCAATTTCATGATAATATAATAGGGGAACATAAGTTGTTTGTTTTCCTGATAGATTTCCGTGGGAATGTTCCAGTAATCTTCCCGATTATAAAATACCTGCGGATCCGTCATGTGGTATGTATTGTAGATTTGGGTCTGAATGAGGAAAATATCGGACGGATAACGAATATGCTTCTTTAAAAAATCGGGCATGTCGGCAAACGGCCGGAAAAGCTTTGGAAAGATCTTCTTGTACGTTTGAATGAGCGGATCCTTGGGGTCAATGACGTAGTAGGTTACATCACCATTGTAGGCGTCGATTACAACCTTTACCGAGTTGCGGATATAATTGAGGCCTCTTTGCGCATTAAGCTGGGAAACGGGTTCCGAATAGGGAAACATATTGCTGGTCGTGTAGGCATCGTGAATCCAGTAGAGTTTTCCGTCGTCACCGATAACCAGGTAGGGATCGGAATCGTAGGCCAAAAAGGGAGCAATCGTCTGGTCGCGATTGGTGATGATCCGATTGAAAATAATTCGGCTTTCTTTGGTCAGAGAGCTTGTTAAAAGGATCTTAATATCTGAAAAATTCCACGCGTAAACAGCCCGTCTGAGTAAACTGGAGATTCTGACGCCACCATTTCCGCTGTAGGAGGTGTAAACGTTTTCATTTCCTTTGGGATAGTCAAACTCCTTCGTTTTGGTGTTAACCAGAGCATATTCGTCCGTTTCTTCGCCGTAGTAGATCTGCGGCGTGCGAATTTTCAGAGAAACGGAAGACTGGGACGGAATGTTTTTGATAATAAAATCGGGCATTCCATTTGGGGTAACTTTATTCACCGGACTCATGACGGCGCCAAAACCATGTGTGTAGATCAAATGTATATTGACCCAGGTTCGCGCCCGGCTCGGAATTTGTGACGGTGGAAGCTCCCGGGCGGCAAGAGCAACCTCGGTATATTTATCAAATTGATAGCGGTCCACGTCGACATTCTTAAAATCATAGTACAATCGAATTTCCTGCAATTGTTTGTAGGTTTGAATTAACGGACGCCGATCCCATAGCCGGATATTCCGGATGGTGTTGTCGTTGTTTTGGATGTCCTTATATGTGATCCCCTGGTCAGCCGGGAAAATTTTTTCTTCCACTTTATTCAAACCGTAGGCCAAACGTGTAAAAGAGATATTGCTTTCAATATAGGGTTTTTCTTTGGCAAGTTCATTCGGTCTAACAACGTACTGTTGAATGAGCCCCGGATAGATCCACAGAAGTCCAATGAGAAGAAGGAAGTACGCTCCGAAGGTGATGGTTACCCATTTCCATTTTTTGATCATCGGAGTCAAAAAGAGGAAAAGCGCAGCAATGAGGGTCAGGACCAGTAAAATCCAATAGCCCGGAATTTGTGCATGAACATCGGTATAACTGGCTCCGTAGGCTACGCCACGTGTTGAATAAAGCATGCTGTATAATTTCAGGCGGTAGACCACGGCAATTCCCAGGAAGAAAAATCCGCCCAAAACGGCCAAGTGGTATTTTGCCTTTGGGTAAATATAAAATCGATTTTCAATCAGACTGATGGACTGATCAAAGTAGTAGGACAGTCCAACTCCCATGAAGACAAGAAAAAGCATGTACAGGTACCAGCCCTGAATAAATTTATACAGGGGAAGTTTAAAAATATAGAATCCAACATCCTTTGAAAAAATCGGATCGGAAATACCGAAACTGGTGGAATGCAAAAATTTCAGGAATGTTTCCCATGAACTCACGGCGCCCAAACCCATAATAATGGAAAAAAATAGAATAATCGCACCCCAGGCATATTTGGCGTATTTTTCCTTGAAAAGACTGTCAAGAGAGGGAAGGGGTTGATCCGGCGCGACCAGCTGCATGGAGCGGGTATGCTTTCCCAGTTTTCGGGCAATGGCAATGTTGAGCCAGGCAAACAAGGCGAAAATAACAAAAAACAAAAGGAATGCACCAATTTTTGCCCAGAACATGGTCATAAAAACACTGGCATAGCCGAGATTTTTAAACCACAGCCAATCCCCGTAGTATTTGGCAAAAAGGGCCAGAAAAATGAGCGCGGCAATCGTAACGGATATTAAAACCGCAATCAGAGACTTCGATTTCATAATGAGACCTCCCGAAAAATTTTATCATATGTTAATTATGAATCTGATTTCCAATGGAATAAAACCGCATGGCATGTGCGTTCTGCCGTTGTGATGATTCATAACTGGAATTGTATACGATTTAAACCAGCAAAGACAAAGAACAGTTTTGCCGGTTCAGAATAATTCTTTTTTGAACAGACTTCTCAATTAAGTGCCAAAACTACATGTTAACCGGTTTGTTTTTGATCAGATTCGTGAAGGCAACATGAATCCGCTGTTCGTAATCGGAGTACAAATGACATGAATTGGGCAGATTGACGTAAAGAGTTTTTTCGGAAATTAGAAAGAAACACGCCCGCCATAAAACCGGGCGGGATTTCTCCTTACTCTTTATTCTTGAGAAAATGATTACGCCTTTTTCTTTTGCTTTGCGCGTTTCTTTTTTATCCGTAACTTTTGGCGGCGTTTGATGCGTTCCCTCTTCTGTTTGCTTTTGCTAACAGACACGAAACACCTCCATTCTGATGAAAGTCCAATTCCTTGAAGAAAAGAAAGTCCGGCATTTTATATAAAGATAAACGGTCTCGAGAGTAAAAGCAAGCGGTTTTTTGGTTTTAAGTAAATTCCGTATTTTACTGGAATTATTTGCTTGAATGAGGACAGCCCTTTGACCGGGATTTTTCTGCATGGTGTGACTCGGATTTTATTTAAGACCAGGTATTCACAAAGATCAGACTGACGGCCAGTTTTCACTTGACATTCACGGGGATTTCTTGTAATTTTAAACAAATAAATTCACGCAAAAATGAATCAGCCTAATGTAAGGTAGCAAATACGATGATTAATTTAAGGATGGGTTTTGGAACCGGAGTTTTCGTTCTTTTGTTGGCGGGAACCATCTTCGGTCAACAAATGCAGCCTGTAATGCTCATCGATACGCCCACAGCCGGCACGCTGGACAGGGGAAGTTATGAAGTCGGTCTGCGGCTTTACCCGAATGGAGGCGTTCTGGGGCATGTTTCGGTCGGGTTGTCTTCCCGGGCCATGTTCGGTATTTCCTTCGGGGGGGAGAACATTATCGGTGAGGGGGATATTCACTGGAATCCCAGTCCGGGGATTCATTTGCGCTACCGGATTGTAGACGAAACGGTCGCCCTGCCGGCCGTTACGGTCGGATTTAATTCTCAGGGGTACGGCCCCTATTTGAAAAAAGAAAGTCGGTACGCGATTAAATCACGCGGGTTTTTTGTGGTGGCCAGTAAAAATTATGCGTTTTTGGGGGACTTAAGTTTTCACGGCGGGGCGAATTACAGCCTTGAAAAGGGGGACGGAGATACCGACTTGAATTTCTTTGCGGGGGTGATGAAAAGCCTGAATCCCGATTTGTGGCTCATTGCCGAGTACGATTTTGCAATCAACGATAACGACAACAATTCCCTGGGTTCCGGGAAGGGGTATTTAAATGCCGGGTTCCGCTGGATTTTTGCCAAACAGCTTTATGTGGAATTCGCGCTAAAAAACATCTTAGAAAACAAGAAAAACATCCCTTATGCCAATCGAGAAATCAAAATTGT from Calditrichota bacterium includes the following:
- a CDS encoding YjbH domain-containing protein, encoding MINLRMGFGTGVFVLLLAGTIFGQQMQPVMLIDTPTAGTLDRGSYEVGLRLYPNGGVLGHVSVGLSSRAMFGISFGGENIIGEGDIHWNPSPGIHLRYRIVDETVALPAVTVGFNSQGYGPYLKKESRYAIKSRGFFVVASKNYAFLGDLSFHGGANYSLEKGDGDTDLNFFAGVMKSLNPDLWLIAEYDFAINDNDNNSLGSGKGYLNAGFRWIFAKQLYVEFALKNILENKKNIPYANREIKIVYQEHF
- a CDS encoding glycosyltransferase family 2 protein translates to MSDFSAKLSAIIVTFNNASALQATLSSLVENVSFRPLEIILIDNRSTDETLDIIRSFARKASTKDVRILFRLNKKNRGFTHAVNQGLRHATGELILFLNPDVQLAKNSVEQMVELLTVQPDVGIVAPQLLFPNGRIQPSCRHFPRYRDVIFELTGLSRLFSRSKFFNYWKMGYFPHNRIRRVDQPQGACLLTTRSIVNRIGPWDERFFLFFSDVDWCRRVKRIRKKIYFYPEAKAIHKKGDSVYRHRIKSLFYSHRDFIKYFWKYNRKVWQFPFNLGMTLLLLIAGAIRIMLALPGTLFRNRKN
- a CDS encoding ribonuclease Z, with translation MKWHVLGSASGLTVPNRFHSAYLLENKGKFLLIDAGDGVSYTLARQKKSPLAIESVLISHTHPDHVGGLPLLLQFMMMSGRKAPLDIFLPAFYKDFFVEQLYRFYIFPETWPFPIHIHTLEQSLLFWDSLQVTSFPTRHLSGVAETARRHGVGIESYGFRFQVGSRILVFTSDIQSVQAVSPHIQTADWLFIEGAHTSPDEICQFAVEKNIPHVRITHVPPELEKQDSTLAALAMKYGITDLKITFDGDVIEW
- a CDS encoding sigma-54-dependent Fis family transcriptional regulator, which produces MVDQTGHSGNFASDDMGIIGISPVIQQIRATIQQVAPTTIPVLILGESGSGKELVARAIHEHSPRKDKPLIVVNCGAIPEGIFESELFGHQRGAFTGAVDSRKGYFELADGGTLFLDEIGEMPQEAQVKVLRVLEDKEFLRVGGSTPHKVDVRIVAATNRDLASAVKNGEFRLDLYYRINAIKIVVPPLRERKEDIPVLAKHFAKEFCVENHIDFKGFTPEGIKAMQEYLWPGNIRELKNFVQTAIVLERGNPITREVVYKHLGQQEPLDRNLPVPLNMPADKAERELIYRVLLELRSEIAQIKDFLLAHMPATQKAAVPHPLPPWNSPIQATKIPAEDITVIHETNDKIPSLEKAERDLILRALEKTNWNKRKAAKLLDISERTLYRKIKDYGFDSSEDDH
- a CDS encoding UPF0182 family protein, with amino-acid sequence MKSKSLIAVLISVTIAALIFLALFAKYYGDWLWFKNLGYASVFMTMFWAKIGAFLLFFVIFALFAWLNIAIARKLGKHTRSMQLVAPDQPLPSLDSLFKEKYAKYAWGAIILFFSIIMGLGAVSSWETFLKFLHSTSFGISDPIFSKDVGFYIFKLPLYKFIQGWYLYMLFLVFMGVGLSYYFDQSISLIENRFYIYPKAKYHLAVLGGFFFLGIAVVYRLKLYSMLYSTRGVAYGASYTDVHAQIPGYWILLVLTLIAALFLFLTPMIKKWKWVTITFGAYFLLLIGLLWIYPGLIQQYVVRPNELAKEKPYIESNISFTRLAYGLNKVEEKIFPADQGITYKDIQNNDNTIRNIRLWDRRPLIQTYKQLQEIRLYYDFKNVDVDRYQFDKYTEVALAARELPPSQIPSRARTWVNIHLIYTHGFGAVMSPVNKVTPNGMPDFIIKNIPSQSSVSLKIRTPQIYYGEETDEYALVNTKTKEFDYPKGNENVYTSYSGNGGVRISSLLRRAVYAWNFSDIKILLTSSLTKESRIIFNRIITNRDQTIAPFLAYDSDPYLVIGDDGKLYWIHDAYTTSNMFPYSEPVSQLNAQRGLNYIRNSVKVVIDAYNGDVTYYVIDPKDPLIQTYKKIFPKLFRPFADMPDFLKKHIRYPSDIFLIQTQIYNTYHMTDPQVFYNREDYWNIPTEIYQENKQLMFPYYIIMKLPDHSSEEFILMLPLTPSKKDNMVAWMCAQCDAPNYGKMIVYALPKEKLIYGPMQIEARINQKPDISSELTLWGQKGSRVIRGNLLVIPIEKSFIYVEPVYLQSEQSQMPELKRVIVAFNQQLQMRTTLDQALQAVFLGENISPAQTKNILQGRQPIAALSSKAQQALDIYNRAVGYLKQGNWAAYGQELNQLKQILKDMAQKK
- a CDS encoding tetratricopeptide repeat protein codes for the protein MPGIEELEQLQEILHNNPESYSFARLADRYLENEDAYRAVQICEDGLKQHPHYVNGHFIYAKALLAIEELDRAETELKRVLLYDPKHLGARYYLAQIARSRGWTQNYLTELETILSIDPLFERASTLLQSVQEELKETKGPLHEKSEQTPQPESKEESFPVEETASPTLPSDDQELTKMVAEHLSEAEEVEETPLPPGEERPEEEPARASEEVETPPVEEPPKDEKEEFDYILDEIFEDEVLSGETETREELTEEDLSSAIHKRVESLDESDEESQEFFTEEEKEFINQEPPAVETALSEEVPPAPESAEEPPAEEISTVEETEPEETPLSEDETTEAPPPQPEPDVYEIAEEHRGTTAIVTPTLGEIYAAQGHYSKAIGVYEILLKKDPDNQTYKDKIAYLRGKLAEEQGKSGD
- a CDS encoding aminopeptidase P family protein gives rise to the protein MTARQGLQGLVITNPVNVRYLTGFTGSSGIAFISDEQAAFVTDFRYLDQAGEEVQNFSIFISTRTLFDTLKEKKLIDSGAKIGFEADHLPYSLYSSLKNLFPQTKFVPTEKLVERLAIQKDETEIVHLKQAAQIATDALTKTLPHLKIGSRERDFSAELSCQVRLLGAERDAFEPIVASGWRSALPHGLASDKVIDDGDFVVIDFGAVYHGYSSDMTRTVAMGKASPNMKRIYQIVKDAQQKAIDSARAGISCHALDQIAREYIHQKGFGPYFGHSLGHGLGLDVHSLPRVGAGSETILQENTVITIEPGIYIPNVGGVRIEDDILIQKDGCEVLTHFPKELLEIE
- a CDS encoding SDR family oxidoreductase, whose translation is MKVLVTGGAGFIGSNIVDALISAGHKVVVVDNLYMGRLKNLNPKAKFYLLDLRADELEKVFALEKFDAVFHEAAQMDVRRSVENPIFDAEVNVLGTLNVLQNSVKNGVKKIIFASTGGAIYGEQDYFPADENHPNRPVSPYGITKLTVEKYLYFYKLTYGLQHVILRYANVYGPRQNPHGEAGVVAIFIEKMLLGEQPIINGDGTQTRDFVFVDDVVRANLLALDYPESDVFNVGTAIETDVNTIFRELNTIIGKNIPETHGPAKEGEQQRSVIDYSKTKKLLGWEPKVSLQEGLRKTVDYFKNYEV